The nucleotide sequence TTCCGCAGACTTGGTAATCATGGATGAAGAACTGAACATTGAGGCGATATACGTGAGAGGAGAACAAGCTATATAGTTTAACTTCGTTCTTCTGTTTTTACTTATACCTCAAAACTTATGAATCAAATTTTTAAAAACTCCCATCCTCTTTTATGTACCTCAATCCCCTCTGTTTTTACATTTAGCCTCTTGATTTCTCCTTTTAGTCGCTTTACGAATCTCCAAAACTTTTCATCATTAACCATAATTTCATAGCTTTCTGGATAGTTATCTCTCAAAATCCGCTGGAACTCTTTTCCACTTGCTCTTAAGTTTAATACCTCAAAGAAAAAGTAGTCTGCAAAGGATTTTGTTTCCCTAACAATTGCTTCAACATCTGTAACCTCTGGAATTATGGGACTTATAAAAGCGTATGTTTTTATCCCTTCTTCATGGAGAACTTTTAGAGCATTAATCCTTGCTCTCTGAATTGGAGCTAAAGGCTCAAAAAGCTTCTTTTCTTTTCCTTCAAAGCTGTTAACTGTCAAGCCAACTTTAATGTTCTTAAACTGCCTAAAAATATCAATGTCTCTAGTAACAAGAGGGGACTTTGTAAGGATGCTTAAGTTTATTCGCTTGCTCATATTTTGTAAAATCTTTCGTGTTAGTTTCATTTTTGCTTCAATTGGCTGATAAGAATCAGAAATGCTTGACATTACAACTTCTCCCTCTACATACTTTCTTGAAAGCTCTGGAGCGTTGACTTTTACTTCAACCCAGGTTCCCCACTCTCCGTAAGGCTTCCACTTGCAGATAAACTTTGCATAACAGTATTTACAGGCAAATTGACACCCAACGTATTGGTTAATAACATAATCAACGCTAGGAATTCTGCTTTTTGTGTAGATGCTTTTGACTCTTGTTTCTATTATCCTCACACGCACCACAAACTTAAATATTCATAGAGGATTAATACATTTTTGATACAGATGTTTAACAGTCAAATTTATTCCTCTAGACGCTTTTGGGAAGTGGATTTTGTAAGAGGACTTGGAATCATAATGATGGTTATTTCGAACTTTATCACCGATTTGCAGTATTTTCTCAATTATTCAGAGCATCAGATGTTTTGGAGAATTTTTGCCTATACAACAGCATCGATATTTGT is from Thermococcus paralvinellae and encodes:
- a CDS encoding SPL family radical SAM protein; protein product: MRIIETRVKSIYTKSRIPSVDYVINQYVGCQFACKYCYAKFICKWKPYGEWGTWVEVKVNAPELSRKYVEGEVVMSSISDSYQPIEAKMKLTRKILQNMSKRINLSILTKSPLVTRDIDIFRQFKNIKVGLTVNSFEGKEKKLFEPLAPIQRARINALKVLHEEGIKTYAFISPIIPEVTDVEAIVRETKSFADYFFFEVLNLRASGKEFQRILRDNYPESYEIMVNDEKFWRFVKRLKGEIKRLNVKTEGIEVHKRGWEFLKI